The genomic interval GGACCGCCTGCGCGAGACCGTGCGCATGGCCGACGGCCTGGACAACAAGGGCGGGCTGTCGGCCGAGGCTCGGCAGCGCGCGCTGGAATGCCTGGCGCGCTTCGGCCAGCGCATCCGCGACGTGCCGTCGCTGCGCGTGCGCGCATTGGCCACCAACACCGTGCGCCAGCTGCGCTCGCCGCAGGCATTCCTGATCCCCGGCGAAACCGCGCTCGGCCATCCGATCGAAGTGGTCAGCGGCCGCGAGGAAGCACGCCTGATCTACCTGGGCGTGGCGCATGCGCAGCCGCCCAAGCCGGACCAGCGCCGGCTGGTGATCGACATCGGCGGCGGCTCCACCGAATTCATCATCGGCCGCGGTTTCCAGACCTTGGAACGCGAAAGCCTGCAGGCCGGCTGCATCGCCAGCACGCGGCGCTTCTTTCCCGGCGGCAAGCTGTCGAAGAAGAAATGGAAGGACGCGCTGACCGAGATCGGCGCCGAGTTCCAACAGTTCGCGAGGCAGTACCGTGCGCTGGGCTGGCACGAGGCGTTGGGATCGTCGGGCACGCACAAGGCGATCGGCGAGATCTGCGCGGCGATGAAGCTGACCAAGGGCGCGATCACCGCCGAGGCGCTGCCGCAGTTGCGCGACCGTCTGCTGCTGGCCAAGCGCATCGAGGACATCGACCTGCCCGGCCTGTCCGCCGACCGCCGGCCGATCATCGCCGGCGGCGTGCTGGTGCTGGAGGCCGCGTTCCAGGCCCTGGGCCTGCAGCGCCTGATGGTGAGCAAGGCGGCCATGCGCGAAGGCATCCTGTACGACATGCTCGGCCGCGGCGGCGAAAACGATCCGCGCGAGACCGCGATCGCCGCGCTCACCCAGCGCTACGGCATCGACGAGGCGCAGGCGGCGCGCGTGGAAGCGACCGCGATGGCGTTGTTCGCGCAGGTCGCCACCGACTGGGCGCTGGATGCCGACGACGGGCGCATGCTGAGCTGGGCCGCGCGCCTGCACGAGCTCGGCCAGGCCATCGCGCACAGCCAGTACCACGTGCACGGCGCCTACGTGCTCGAGCACTCCGACATCGCCGGCTTCTCGCGGCAGGAGCAGCAGGTGCTGGCGACGCTGGTGCGCACCCATCGCCGCAACGTGCCCAAGACCGCATTCGACGCCCTGCCCGACCGCCTGCTGCTCAGCGCCAAACGCAAGGCCGCGCTGCTGCGGCTGGCGGTGCTGCTGCACCGCGCGCACGAATCCGAGCCGATCCCGTCGCTGGACCTGAAGGCCAACGGCGACGACCTGCACCTGATCCTGTCGCAGCCCTGGATCGAATCGCGGCCGCTGCAGCGCGCCGACCTGATCGGCGAGGTCGAGGGGATGGCGGGACTGGGGATCAATTTCCGGCCGTTTGTGGCTTGAAAGCCGGGATTCGGGAATAGGGATTCGGGATTCGTAAAAGCCGTGCTGCCAGAGCGCTTCTTGCGAGCCGGATTGTTCTCACCGGAGAGATGGCTGATGGAAGCGCGGCTAAACGCCTTGGGCCGGCGTCATCATTCCTACATGCGCCGGACATGTTCGCTTCACCGCCTCGCGCGAAGCTTTGGCAAACCGGAGCCCGAGCATGCGCTACGCGATCGTCACCGAGACGTACCCCCCTGAGGTCAACGGCGTCGCGCTGACCGTGCAGGGGCTGGAACTGGGATTGCGTGCGCTCGGCCATCAGGTCGACGTGGTGCGGCCGCGCCAGGCCGGCGACGGGCACGACGACGATGCGCTGCTGGTGCGCGGCGCGGCGCTGCCGCGTTACCCCGGCCTGAAGTTCGGCCTGCCCGCGCCGCGGCGCCTAGCGCGGCTGTGGCAGGCCGTGCCACCGGACGCGGTGTACATCGCCACCGAAGGCCCGCTCGGCTGGTCGGCGTTGCGCACCGCGCGGCGCCTGGGCATCCCGATCGCCACCGGCCTGCACACCCGCTTCGACGAATACCTGCCGCAGTACGGCGCCGCCTGGCTGCAGTCGACCGCGCTGCGCTGGATGCGGCGCTTCCACAACCAGGCCGACGCCACCCTGGTGCCGACCCGCGAACTGCTCGGCTTCCTCGCCGAACAAGGCTTCGCGCGCGCGCGCCTGTTGGCGCGCGCAGTGGACAACCGCCAGTTCGAACCGCAGCGCCGCGATCCGCACCTGCGCCGCGAGTGGGGCTTGGGGGACGACGGTTGCGCGGCCCTGTACGTTGGCCGCATCGCCTCGGAGAAGAACCTGCCGCTGGCGGTGCGCGCGTTCCGCCAACTGCAGCAGGTGCGGCCGGAAGCGCGCTTCGTCTGGGTCGGCGACGGCCCGATGCGCGAGCGCCTGGCGCAGGAAAACCCCGACTTCATCTTCTGCGGCGTGCAACGCGGCGACGCGCTGGCGCGGCACTTCGCCAGCGGCGACCTGTTCCTGTTTCCCAGCCGCAGCGAAACCTTCGGCAACGTGACCCTGGAAGCGATGGCCAGCGGCGTGGCCACGGTCGCCTTCGATTACGGCGCGGCGCGCGAATACCTGCGCGACGGCATCAACGGTGCGGCGGTGAGCGACGACGACGGTTTCGTCGCCGCCGCGGTGCGCCTGGCCAGCGACGACGCCCTGCGCCGGCAGCTAGGCGAGGCCGCCT from Xanthomonas sp. DAR 34887 carries:
- a CDS encoding glycosyltransferase family 4 protein; this encodes MRYAIVTETYPPEVNGVALTVQGLELGLRALGHQVDVVRPRQAGDGHDDDALLVRGAALPRYPGLKFGLPAPRRLARLWQAVPPDAVYIATEGPLGWSALRTARRLGIPIATGLHTRFDEYLPQYGAAWLQSTALRWMRRFHNQADATLVPTRELLGFLAEQGFARARLLARAVDNRQFEPQRRDPHLRREWGLGDDGCAALYVGRIASEKNLPLAVRAFRQLQQVRPEARFVWVGDGPMRERLAQENPDFIFCGVQRGDALARHFASGDLFLFPSRSETFGNVTLEAMASGVATVAFDYGAAREYLRDGINGAAVSDDDGFVAAAVRLASDDALRRQLGEAACAAMQQLRPEQVVADFEALLGELAYSRRSHVDAA
- the ppx gene encoding exopolyphosphatase, producing MPSISPYTPLRDGDLLAAIDLGSNSFHMVVARYQLGQLRVVDRLRETVRMADGLDNKGGLSAEARQRALECLARFGQRIRDVPSLRVRALATNTVRQLRSPQAFLIPGETALGHPIEVVSGREEARLIYLGVAHAQPPKPDQRRLVIDIGGGSTEFIIGRGFQTLERESLQAGCIASTRRFFPGGKLSKKKWKDALTEIGAEFQQFARQYRALGWHEALGSSGTHKAIGEICAAMKLTKGAITAEALPQLRDRLLLAKRIEDIDLPGLSADRRPIIAGGVLVLEAAFQALGLQRLMVSKAAMREGILYDMLGRGGENDPRETAIAALTQRYGIDEAQAARVEATAMALFAQVATDWALDADDGRMLSWAARLHELGQAIAHSQYHVHGAYVLEHSDIAGFSRQEQQVLATLVRTHRRNVPKTAFDALPDRLLLSAKRKAALLRLAVLLHRAHESEPIPSLDLKANGDDLHLILSQPWIESRPLQRADLIGEVEGMAGLGINFRPFVA